Proteins from a single region of Gemmatimonadota bacterium:
- a CDS encoding HAMP domain-containing sensor histidine kinase, with product MTLRRRTLVGATALILLPLSLLGWWIHTQVENRILEGEARVEAARLLHSSSALRSLNTRLETRLAAIANTISSDNRVRLSVATDREDLQSARLDFAESAMSMTGLDFLRIQTADGRILCSGHFRNEYDTLDEATLNELRGQSQGSLVTARRPEGELLVFARAHSLDLGTRRVFLLGGSRMDANGLQELVPEGGVAVTLDYPGGKVEVPCAAGSATLDITALDDPARDTLRDLDAALLLAWLVAAAGTLLLAGRLAAKVASPVEELASRAARLDWEDLRTDFPEDTRDEVGTLSRVLNELAARLRAGAVGLREAERRATLGDLARQVNHDLRNGLTPIRNVVRHLSETAADSPAELARIFEEREATLAAGLDYLDELAGNYARLSTQAERRACDVERVLREATAGLLAEEGGEVRLAIPADLPPVMAERLGLRRVVENLIANARDAVKEGGSSVVVAAGECALANGAPGVRVTVTDDGPGISAEDRSRIFEAFYTTRGGGSGLGLAIVRRIVSDLEGVVSVESAPASGTTVAVTLPAAPVAGQEEDS from the coding sequence ATGACCCTCCGGCGCCGGACCCTCGTGGGTGCGACGGCGCTCATTCTGTTGCCGCTGTCTCTCCTTGGGTGGTGGATTCACACCCAGGTGGAGAACCGCATTCTCGAAGGGGAGGCCCGGGTCGAGGCGGCACGCCTGCTTCACTCATCCAGTGCGCTGAGGTCACTGAACACCAGACTGGAGACACGCCTGGCCGCGATCGCAAACACCATCAGTTCTGACAATCGCGTTCGCCTCTCCGTGGCGACCGATCGCGAAGACCTGCAGTCCGCTCGTCTCGACTTTGCCGAATCCGCGATGTCGATGACGGGTCTCGACTTTCTCCGGATTCAGACGGCGGACGGACGCATCCTCTGTTCCGGGCACTTCCGAAACGAGTACGACACCCTGGACGAGGCCACGCTGAACGAGTTGCGGGGCCAGAGCCAGGGAAGCCTTGTGACGGCCCGCCGCCCGGAAGGCGAACTTCTCGTGTTTGCCCGCGCGCACTCACTGGATCTTGGTACGCGGCGCGTGTTCCTGCTCGGGGGATCCCGGATGGACGCGAACGGCCTCCAGGAGCTGGTGCCGGAGGGGGGCGTGGCCGTGACGCTCGATTATCCGGGCGGGAAGGTGGAAGTTCCCTGCGCGGCGGGGTCCGCAACGCTCGACATTACCGCGCTCGACGATCCCGCACGAGACACACTGCGCGATCTGGACGCCGCACTGCTCCTTGCGTGGCTGGTGGCGGCGGCGGGTACGCTGTTGCTTGCGGGCCGTCTTGCGGCGAAGGTGGCGTCTCCGGTGGAGGAACTGGCATCCCGCGCGGCGCGCCTTGACTGGGAGGACCTGCGGACGGACTTCCCGGAAGACACACGCGACGAAGTGGGAACGCTCTCGCGCGTACTGAACGAGCTGGCGGCACGCCTTCGCGCGGGAGCCGTCGGGCTTCGCGAGGCGGAACGACGCGCCACTTTGGGTGACCTCGCGAGGCAGGTGAACCACGACCTCCGCAACGGGCTCACACCCATTCGCAATGTCGTGCGGCACCTGTCGGAGACGGCGGCGGATTCTCCCGCCGAACTCGCGCGCATCTTTGAGGAGAGAGAAGCGACGCTTGCGGCAGGGCTTGACTATCTCGACGAACTGGCGGGCAACTACGCGCGGCTCTCCACCCAGGCGGAACGACGCGCCTGCGATGTCGAGCGCGTTCTTCGCGAAGCGACCGCCGGGCTTCTTGCGGAGGAAGGGGGCGAGGTGCGGCTGGCGATCCCGGCGGACTTGCCGCCGGTGATGGCGGAGCGGTTGGGCCTTCGCCGCGTGGTGGAAAACCTCATTGCCAACGCACGGGACGCGGTGAAGGAGGGCGGCTCGTCGGTGGTCGTCGCGGCGGGAGAGTGCGCGCTTGCAAACGGAGCCCCCGGTGTCCGGGTGACGGTGACCGACGACGGCCCGGGGATTTCGGCGGAGGACCGGAGCCGTATCTTCGAAGCGTTCTACACCACCCGGGGCGGCGGTTCCGGACTGGGGCTGGCGATTGTCCGCCGCATTGTCTCCGACCTTGAAGGCGTGGTGAGCGTGGAGAGTGCGCCCGCGTCCGGGACGACGGTTGCCGTAACGCTGCCGGCGGCGCCGGTCGCGGGTCAGGAGGAGGACTCATGA
- a CDS encoding sigma-54 dependent transcriptional regulator yields MSRILIVEDVAPLREQYAYDLRRLGGHEALEADSVERALELIATEAVDCVILDLELPGADGFGFLEARRARGLDVPVIVYTGTGNFDRCVRAVELGAYGFIDKAEPMERVLREVDHALERVRLAEEVTALRARAGLPGTMVGESPAMRALRAEIVRLARVPSAVLVLGESGVGKELVARDLHGLSPHADGPFVAVNCAALPDALVESELFGHERGAFTGADRVRRGAFERASGGTLLLDEIGELPLSVQAKLLRVLEDGRVTRVGGSREVESDARIVAATNRDPEKEVEAGRFREDLLYRINVHSVTVPPLRERPGDVVRLADHFLRETASRFGRRVPEIAPGAVALLEAEEWRRNNVRELRNVVERLVIAADGGRVEAAHVEEAMGARPGVASAKLAGGTLRDQRDAAERAIVQAALTRHDGNLTHAAAELGLADHASLSKILTRLGIHREA; encoded by the coding sequence ATGAGCCGGATACTGATTGTGGAAGATGTTGCCCCGCTTCGGGAGCAGTACGCCTACGACCTCCGGCGGCTTGGTGGACATGAAGCGCTGGAAGCGGACAGCGTGGAGCGGGCGCTGGAGTTGATTGCGACCGAAGCGGTGGACTGCGTCATTCTGGACCTGGAACTGCCGGGAGCGGACGGGTTCGGGTTTCTGGAAGCGCGTCGGGCACGCGGGCTGGATGTGCCGGTGATTGTGTACACGGGAACAGGAAACTTCGATCGGTGTGTGCGCGCGGTGGAACTGGGCGCGTACGGGTTCATCGACAAGGCGGAACCGATGGAGCGTGTCCTTCGCGAAGTGGACCACGCGCTCGAACGCGTGCGCCTTGCGGAGGAAGTGACGGCGTTGCGGGCCCGTGCCGGATTGCCGGGGACGATGGTGGGCGAGAGCCCAGCCATGCGTGCGCTTCGAGCGGAGATCGTGCGTCTTGCGCGGGTGCCGAGTGCCGTGCTTGTGCTGGGCGAGAGCGGCGTCGGCAAGGAACTGGTTGCGCGGGACCTCCACGGGCTCAGCCCGCACGCGGACGGGCCGTTCGTCGCGGTGAACTGCGCTGCGCTTCCGGATGCGCTTGTGGAGAGCGAACTCTTCGGCCACGAGCGCGGCGCATTCACAGGTGCGGATCGCGTCCGCCGCGGGGCCTTTGAACGAGCGTCGGGTGGAACGCTTCTTCTCGACGAGATCGGGGAGTTGCCGCTGTCCGTTCAGGCGAAACTTCTCCGCGTGCTGGAGGACGGACGGGTCACCCGCGTCGGCGGGAGCCGGGAAGTGGAGTCGGACGCGCGGATCGTGGCGGCAACGAATCGCGACCCGGAGAAGGAGGTCGAGGCCGGGAGATTCCGTGAAGACCTGCTCTACCGGATCAATGTGCATTCGGTCACCGTGCCGCCCCTTCGCGAGCGCCCCGGGGATGTGGTGCGGCTTGCGGATCACTTCCTGCGGGAGACGGCGAGCCGGTTCGGTCGGCGCGTTCCGGAGATTGCGCCGGGCGCTGTGGCGCTTCTGGAAGCCGAAGAGTGGCGGCGCAACAATGTTCGCGAACTGCGCAATGTCGTGGAGCGGCTCGTGATCGCGGCCGATGGCGGGCGCGTGGAGGCGGCGCATGTGGAGGAGGCCATGGGAGCGCGGCCCGGAGTTGCGTCCGCGAAGCTGGCGGGCGGGACACTTCGCGATCAGCGGGACGCGGCGGAACGCGCGATCGTGCAGGCGGCGCTTACGCGGCATGACGGAAACCTCACGCACGCGGCCGCGGAACTGGGGCTGGCGGATCACGCGAGCCTCTCGAAGATCCTGACGCGGCTGGGCATCCACCGCGAGGCGTAA
- a CDS encoding tetratricopeptide repeat protein: MKAKETRPVRQSWSQKDGNPGRIGIALGIALLATLGVGVLLTTLDTASGPGESEQRPAVAESAPSSAAMPAEIAEVPESAPEVSAETAVAEPVVEPATFDGGMGAYGKGEYARAAAMFAAWGAEHPESVWGPYMRGVSLRHAGDLAGAEAALVVALSIDPGHRKSLLNLSRVLLDAGRPDDAFASVRNALDINPESGEALRVFGLVRHAQGDRGGALAAFEAALDADSTDAWSWNNAGFLFIEEERFVQARSCLEEACSLDDTQPTFWNNLGVARERVHDYDGAAGAYARAVELDSAYEKAILSLARVEAIPDSPEAPRPVEMVEQVETAESEKADEPVADGDALRSANAENAEDPMEIVASETAQDR, encoded by the coding sequence ATGAAAGCGAAGGAGACTCGACCCGTGAGACAGAGCTGGAGCCAAAAGGACGGCAACCCGGGACGCATTGGAATCGCGCTGGGAATCGCGCTGCTTGCGACGCTGGGCGTCGGAGTGCTTCTGACGACGCTCGACACGGCGTCCGGCCCGGGGGAATCGGAACAACGACCGGCGGTTGCGGAATCCGCGCCGTCGTCCGCGGCGATGCCCGCGGAAATCGCAGAAGTGCCGGAATCCGCGCCCGAGGTGTCCGCGGAGACGGCCGTCGCGGAACCCGTGGTCGAACCCGCCACCTTCGACGGGGGCATGGGGGCGTATGGCAAGGGCGAGTATGCCCGCGCCGCCGCGATGTTCGCGGCGTGGGGCGCAGAACACCCGGAGAGTGTCTGGGGGCCGTACATGCGCGGCGTGTCGCTGCGTCATGCCGGGGACCTGGCCGGTGCGGAGGCGGCGCTGGTCGTGGCGCTTTCCATCGACCCCGGTCACAGGAAGAGCCTCCTGAACCTGTCGCGCGTTCTGCTGGATGCAGGGCGTCCGGACGATGCGTTCGCGTCGGTGCGGAACGCGCTCGACATCAACCCGGAGTCGGGAGAGGCCCTTCGGGTATTCGGACTGGTGCGGCACGCGCAGGGCGACCGTGGCGGCGCGTTGGCGGCGTTCGAGGCGGCACTCGACGCGGACTCCACGGACGCATGGTCGTGGAACAACGCGGGCTTCCTCTTCATTGAGGAGGAGAGGTTCGTGCAGGCTCGGAGCTGTCTGGAAGAGGCCTGCTCGCTGGATGACACGCAGCCGACCTTCTGGAACAACCTCGGAGTGGCGCGGGAGCGAGTGCACGATTATGACGGAGCGGCGGGAGCCTATGCCCGCGCAGTGGAACTCGACTCCGCGTATGAGAAAGCCATCCTGAGCCTTGCGCGCGTGGAGGCGATTCCCGATTCGCCCGAGGCGCCGCGTCCGGTGGAGATGGTCGAGCAGGTGGAGACGGCGGAATCCGAAAAGGCTGATGAGCCGGTGGCTGACGGTGACGCCCTCCGGTCCGCCAACGCGGAGAATGCCGAAGACCCGATGGAAATCGTCGCAAGCGAGACCGCACAGGATCGCTGA
- a CDS encoding Hsp20/alpha crystallin family protein: MLTIRTNDFRPAVAPGSGFARIFDELLETGAAAPAACGTASPALNVYENEEAFVVRARVPGLSMSALEVSLLGRELTLSGSAEENADGPGSLRIHEWRSAPFRRIIRLGADVDAQAIAATLDSGILTVTLPKAETARPKKIDVKIR, encoded by the coding sequence ATGCTGACCATCCGAACCAACGATTTCCGGCCTGCGGTCGCTCCCGGGAGCGGCTTTGCCCGGATCTTCGACGAGCTGCTTGAGACAGGTGCTGCGGCCCCCGCAGCGTGCGGGACCGCCTCGCCCGCGCTGAATGTGTACGAGAACGAGGAGGCGTTCGTGGTGCGCGCCCGCGTGCCGGGGCTTTCGATGTCAGCGCTCGAGGTTTCGCTCCTCGGGCGGGAGTTGACGCTCTCGGGATCGGCGGAAGAGAACGCCGACGGACCGGGAAGCCTCCGGATTCACGAGTGGAGGAGCGCGCCCTTCCGGCGTATCATTCGCCTTGGTGCGGATGTGGACGCGCAGGCGATCGCCGCGACGCTGGACAGCGGGATCCTCACCGTCACCCTGCCGAAGGCGGAGACGGCGCGACCGAAGAAGATCGATGTGAAGATCCGCTAG
- a CDS encoding zinc metallopeptidase: MFDPVYWLFIGPTLALTIWAQWRVKRAMGKWGRVPNLRGITGAEAAHAMLQKAGLSQVTVEQSKGFLSDHYDPRTRGIRLSERVYSGRSVAAIGIACHEAGHAIQHATHYAPLALRNAIVPVASIGSRLAMPMIFLGLILHMQNLVLLGIAAFAILVVFQLITLPAEFDASRRAKETLRTMGLVQTQGEGAGVAAVLDAAALTYVAATLSAIAQLAYFLLLSGRRR, translated from the coding sequence ATGTTCGATCCCGTCTACTGGCTCTTCATCGGCCCGACGCTTGCGCTGACAATCTGGGCGCAGTGGCGCGTGAAGCGCGCCATGGGAAAGTGGGGGCGCGTTCCCAACCTGCGTGGCATCACCGGCGCGGAGGCGGCGCACGCGATGCTGCAGAAGGCGGGGCTGTCACAGGTGACGGTCGAACAGTCGAAGGGGTTCCTGTCAGACCACTACGACCCGCGCACCCGCGGCATCCGGCTCTCGGAGCGCGTGTACTCCGGTCGCTCCGTCGCGGCCATCGGGATTGCCTGCCACGAGGCCGGGCACGCCATCCAGCACGCCACACACTACGCGCCGCTGGCACTGCGGAACGCGATTGTCCCGGTCGCGAGCATCGGCTCTCGTCTTGCCATGCCGATGATCTTCCTGGGCCTTATCCTGCATATGCAGAATCTCGTGTTGCTGGGGATTGCCGCCTTTGCGATTCTCGTCGTGTTCCAGTTGATCACGCTTCCGGCGGAGTTTGACGCGTCCCGCCGCGCCAAAGAGACCCTCCGGACGATGGGCCTCGTGCAGACGCAGGGCGAAGGCGCAGGGGTTGCGGCAGTGCTGGACGCGGCCGCGCTGACCTATGTGGCGGCGACGCTTTCGGCGATTGCGCAACTGGCCTATTTCCTCCTCCTCTCGGGACGCCGCCGGTAA
- a CDS encoding SUMF1/EgtB/PvdO family nonheme iron enzyme, which translates to MRFSRRFSTRPLSSLLLFGLILSLVASLGCGRDSSPSEQSPTGVPGYVPVTPPADSPPPAGDASEGAESDDAAASGRTPAGEGRKNGDWTITSDAGGVMIRLESGKSELEWRPGELVGKDEWGMTVWSSPPATHAAEYAGGAYRVPDLYGPGIDLEITERHGSLRLDLVFDADPSLPVAVERLEFGGAGSFDGSLSVRTREGTVSPGGVEETLGAVDIGSGRDVAFQIPPGIAYDADEAHTPWMTTRVEVFAPGKALIRQSVRASWFTDGVANYPLTVSSALRASDAPPVIASLQIVLSVPGSMIALVSATYSNFHNDMMDVLIEWGDGDSTTFHSNLPVYELHEYAGPCPYSVAFQVTHPQTGVAVREEVELVPGDGTGCDSDGDGVPDAVDNCPDDWNTDQNDGDGDGVGDICDNCPSVPNPGQEDSDNDGTGDACQGPPPGFAQIPSGIFVMGSPVTEPGRYSNESQHTVTFTRSLFAGVHEVTQAEYLLIMGTNPSSFLSCGGSCPVEQVSWHDAVAYCNALSVNEGLTPCYSGSGDATTCDFDADGYRLPTESEWEYICRAGTGTAFYTGPIVNTACTMLDPSLDAAGWYCRNSGSTTHPAQQKAPNAWGLYDTHGNVYEWCWDRYGNYPFGTVMDPTGPETGANRVIRGGLWSGRSRYARSAYRSNSDPTAVSLGVGFRVVRLAP; encoded by the coding sequence ATGCGTTTCTCGCGGCGTTTCTCGACCCGACCCCTCTCGTCCCTTCTTCTCTTCGGCCTGATCCTGTCGCTGGTGGCGAGTCTCGGCTGCGGTCGGGACTCGTCACCTTCGGAGCAGTCGCCGACCGGCGTCCCGGGGTATGTCCCCGTCACGCCGCCGGCGGATTCGCCGCCCCCCGCGGGGGATGCGTCCGAAGGGGCGGAATCAGACGATGCGGCGGCTTCCGGTCGAACCCCCGCAGGAGAAGGCCGAAAGAACGGCGACTGGACGATCACTTCCGATGCGGGTGGAGTGATGATCCGGCTCGAGAGCGGGAAGAGCGAACTGGAATGGCGGCCCGGCGAACTGGTCGGGAAGGACGAGTGGGGAATGACCGTCTGGTCCTCTCCCCCGGCGACTCACGCGGCAGAGTACGCGGGCGGCGCATACCGGGTGCCCGACCTCTACGGCCCCGGGATCGATCTGGAGATCACGGAGCGGCATGGAAGCCTGAGACTGGATCTTGTCTTTGACGCGGACCCATCGCTTCCGGTTGCGGTCGAGCGGCTGGAGTTCGGCGGGGCCGGTTCCTTCGACGGGAGCCTCTCCGTGCGGACGCGCGAGGGGACCGTTTCTCCCGGCGGCGTGGAAGAGACGCTGGGCGCGGTGGACATCGGGAGCGGGCGCGATGTGGCGTTCCAGATTCCCCCGGGCATCGCTTACGACGCGGACGAAGCTCACACGCCGTGGATGACGACCCGTGTGGAGGTGTTCGCTCCCGGGAAGGCGCTCATTCGGCAGAGCGTGCGCGCTTCTTGGTTCACGGACGGCGTGGCGAACTACCCGCTGACCGTATCGTCGGCGCTTCGTGCGTCGGACGCGCCGCCGGTGATTGCGTCGCTGCAGATCGTGCTGTCGGTTCCGGGCTCGATGATTGCGCTGGTGTCCGCCACCTACTCCAACTTCCACAACGACATGATGGATGTGCTGATCGAGTGGGGAGACGGGGACTCGACCACCTTCCACTCCAACCTGCCGGTATACGAACTGCACGAATACGCGGGGCCGTGCCCGTACTCGGTGGCGTTCCAGGTGACGCACCCGCAGACCGGCGTGGCAGTGCGGGAGGAAGTGGAACTCGTGCCGGGGGACGGAACGGGTTGCGATTCCGACGGAGACGGCGTGCCGGACGCGGTGGACAACTGCCCCGACGACTGGAACACCGACCAGAATGACGGCGATGGCGACGGAGTCGGCGACATCTGCGACAACTGCCCGAGCGTTCCAAACCCCGGGCAGGAGGACTCTGACAACGACGGCACGGGCGATGCGTGCCAGGGACCGCCGCCGGGGTTTGCGCAGATCCCGTCCGGCATTTTCGTGATGGGAAGCCCGGTGACGGAGCCGGGCCGCTACTCCAACGAATCCCAGCACACGGTCACCTTCACGCGGAGCCTCTTCGCGGGCGTGCACGAGGTGACGCAGGCCGAGTACCTGCTGATCATGGGAACGAACCCGTCGTCCTTCTTGTCCTGCGGGGGGAGTTGCCCGGTGGAGCAGGTCAGCTGGCACGATGCCGTGGCGTACTGCAACGCGCTGTCGGTGAATGAGGGACTGACGCCGTGCTACTCCGGGAGCGGAGACGCCACCACCTGCGACTTCGACGCGGACGGGTATCGCCTTCCGACAGAGTCGGAATGGGAGTACATCTGCCGTGCGGGGACGGGGACGGCGTTCTACACCGGCCCGATCGTGAACACGGCCTGCACCATGCTGGACCCCAGCCTTGACGCGGCCGGATGGTACTGCCGGAACTCGGGAAGCACGACCCATCCCGCGCAGCAGAAGGCCCCCAACGCGTGGGGCCTCTACGACACGCACGGGAATGTCTACGAGTGGTGCTGGGACCGTTACGGGAACTACCCCTTCGGAACGGTCATGGATCCGACCGGCCCGGAGACCGGAGCGAACCGCGTGATTCGTGGCGGACTCTGGAGCGGTCGGTCCCGCTACGCCCGGTCCGCATACCGGAGCAACAGCGACCCCACGGCCGTCAGTCTGGGCGTCGGCTTCCGGGTTGTGCGACTGGCACCGTGA
- the selB gene encoding selenocysteine-specific translation elongation factor has translation MRSVILGTAGHIDHGKTALVRALTGVDTDRLEEERRRGISIELGFAQLVAAGVRFGIVDVPGHERFVKNMLAGAAGIDLVMLVVAADEGVMPQTREHLDIIDFLGVDRGVVALTKCDLADEDSREISRLDAEELLEGTSLEGAPVQEVSSITGDGLDALKKTLGQLATGVPERSSCGAFRLPVDRVFTMEGYGTVVTGTAWSGSVEVGDRLEILPSGREVRVRRVQVHGKDAECAEAGRRTALALHGVSREEVRRGEQVVTPGSLQSAPMLDVRVRVAPGWSRPIRNRERVRFHLGASEDLARIVLLDRDELLPGEDCLAQLRMETPAVSAVGDRFVLRSYSPMRAMAGGVVIDPRPKKHRRFREDELQSVAHREGGGPVALVTDAVEAGALRGMRTKDLADATGLSRDEVATLVEQEVTEGRLRIGANRRVVSEGVWEASRRAVVAQATRFLEEHTLRWGIPREEVRTALGRETAPGLLAELLTELEAEGAVELRGELIRTGGGDVVFEGQAARERDRQETLFRQSGCSPPSVAAALAGGADARLAEEVLAALLDRGDLVKLAPDLLVHRDAYADAKDTLGTIAARDGGITVGAFRDALGISRKHAVPLLEHFDEVRVTRRSGDERALLTPRAPAG, from the coding sequence GTGAGGTCGGTCATCCTCGGGACCGCCGGTCACATTGACCACGGGAAGACGGCGTTGGTGCGCGCGCTCACCGGCGTCGACACCGACCGCCTCGAAGAAGAGCGTCGGCGCGGCATCTCCATCGAACTCGGCTTTGCGCAACTCGTGGCGGCCGGGGTGCGCTTCGGGATTGTGGATGTTCCGGGGCACGAACGCTTCGTGAAGAACATGCTTGCGGGTGCTGCGGGGATTGATCTTGTGATGCTCGTCGTGGCGGCGGACGAAGGCGTCATGCCGCAGACACGCGAGCATCTGGACATCATCGACTTCCTCGGGGTGGATCGCGGCGTGGTCGCGCTCACCAAGTGCGATCTTGCCGACGAGGACTCCCGCGAGATCTCCCGCCTCGACGCGGAGGAACTTCTGGAGGGCACTTCGCTGGAAGGCGCACCCGTCCAGGAGGTCAGTTCCATCACCGGTGACGGGCTCGACGCGCTGAAGAAGACGCTTGGGCAACTGGCGACCGGGGTGCCGGAGCGTTCCTCCTGTGGCGCGTTCCGCCTGCCGGTGGATCGCGTCTTCACGATGGAGGGGTACGGGACCGTGGTCACGGGGACGGCGTGGTCCGGGTCCGTCGAGGTGGGCGACCGTCTCGAAATCCTGCCGTCGGGGCGGGAGGTCCGCGTTCGTCGCGTACAGGTTCACGGCAAGGATGCGGAGTGCGCGGAAGCGGGTCGGCGCACCGCACTTGCGCTGCACGGCGTTTCCCGGGAGGAGGTCCGGCGAGGCGAGCAGGTCGTCACCCCCGGGTCACTCCAGTCCGCGCCCATGCTGGATGTCCGCGTCCGCGTCGCTCCGGGCTGGTCGCGTCCCATTCGAAATCGCGAGCGTGTGCGATTCCACCTGGGCGCGTCGGAGGATCTGGCGCGAATCGTTCTTCTCGATCGCGACGAACTGCTGCCCGGCGAGGACTGTCTCGCGCAGCTTCGCATGGAGACTCCGGCCGTCTCCGCGGTCGGCGATCGATTCGTGCTGCGATCGTACTCTCCCATGCGCGCGATGGCGGGCGGCGTTGTCATTGACCCGCGCCCGAAAAAGCACCGCCGCTTCCGCGAAGACGAACTGCAGTCGGTGGCGCACCGCGAAGGCGGTGGCCCGGTGGCACTTGTTACGGATGCGGTGGAGGCGGGCGCGCTTCGCGGGATGCGTACGAAGGATCTTGCGGATGCCACCGGTCTCTCCCGCGACGAAGTCGCCACACTCGTCGAGCAGGAGGTCACGGAAGGCCGACTCCGGATCGGTGCGAACCGCCGCGTGGTGAGCGAGGGGGTGTGGGAGGCATCGCGGCGGGCGGTGGTCGCGCAGGCGACGCGCTTTCTGGAAGAGCACACGCTCCGGTGGGGCATCCCTCGCGAAGAAGTGCGCACGGCTCTCGGTCGCGAGACCGCACCCGGGCTTCTGGCGGAACTTCTCACGGAACTGGAAGCGGAGGGTGCCGTCGAACTGCGCGGAGAACTCATCCGCACCGGCGGGGGCGATGTGGTCTTTGAGGGCCAGGCCGCCCGGGAGCGCGACCGACAGGAGACGCTCTTCCGCCAGTCCGGGTGTTCGCCTCCGAGCGTAGCGGCGGCACTCGCGGGTGGCGCGGATGCTCGTCTTGCGGAGGAAGTCCTTGCGGCCCTTCTCGACCGGGGAGACCTTGTAAAGCTGGCGCCGGACCTTCTCGTGCACCGCGACGCCTATGCCGACGCGAAGGACACGCTGGGCACGATCGCCGCGCGGGACGGCGGGATCACCGTCGGCGCTTTCCGCGACGCACTCGGGATTTCGCGCAAGCACGCGGTGCCGCTTCTGGAGCACTTCGACGAAGTGCGCGTGACGCGACGGTCCGGAGATGAACGGGCGCTGCTCACGCCGCGCGCACCGGCCGGGTAG
- a CDS encoding GntG family PLP-dependent aldolase, with amino-acid sequence MDRTEDRAAPVDLRSDTVTRPDALMRKAIAAAEVGDDVLGDDPTVKKLERVVAAMLGKESALFLPSGTMANQAAIACHVRPGDEVILERNSHVLLFEAGAAAALSGASLLPLDGDCGLLSVDAVRASIRPPFPHNPRTALLWLENTHNAAGGTVWPLDRLAALHALARDAGLGLHLDGARIWNAAVAQGTEPAEIAAHADTVSVCMSKGLGAPVGSLLAGPTEFVERAWIARKRMGGGMRQSGLLAAAALYALEHHLPRLAEDHANARCFAEAIAGVAGVEIDPESVETNIAIFDIARSGLDPSAFAEDLAARGVLVIPIGGTRVRAVTHFDVTRENVRHAAACVAEVLAV; translated from the coding sequence ATGGATCGAACGGAAGACCGTGCCGCACCCGTCGACCTGCGTTCGGACACGGTGACGCGCCCCGATGCCCTGATGCGAAAGGCCATCGCGGCGGCCGAAGTCGGCGACGATGTTCTGGGCGACGACCCGACCGTGAAGAAACTGGAGCGCGTCGTGGCCGCCATGCTCGGAAAGGAGTCGGCCCTCTTTCTTCCCAGCGGGACCATGGCGAATCAGGCGGCGATCGCCTGCCATGTTCGCCCCGGCGATGAAGTGATCCTTGAGCGCAACTCCCATGTGCTGCTCTTTGAGGCGGGGGCGGCAGCCGCGCTGTCCGGCGCGTCGCTTCTGCCGTTGGACGGGGACTGCGGGCTTCTCTCCGTCGACGCGGTCCGCGCGAGCATTCGCCCGCCGTTCCCGCACAACCCGCGCACCGCGCTCCTCTGGCTGGAGAATACGCACAATGCGGCGGGCGGCACCGTGTGGCCGCTGGATCGACTGGCCGCCCTTCACGCGCTGGCCCGCGACGCCGGCCTCGGGCTACACCTCGACGGGGCGCGCATCTGGAACGCGGCCGTCGCACAGGGGACGGAACCGGCCGAGATCGCCGCGCACGCGGATACGGTGAGCGTCTGCATGTCGAAGGGGCTTGGCGCGCCGGTGGGTTCCCTCCTTGCGGGGCCGACGGAGTTTGTCGAGCGCGCATGGATCGCGCGGAAGCGCATGGGTGGCGGGATGCGGCAGTCGGGACTTCTCGCGGCGGCGGCGCTCTATGCGCTGGAACACCATCTCCCCCGGCTTGCCGAAGATCACGCGAACGCACGCTGCTTCGCGGAGGCGATCGCGGGCGTGGCGGGAGTCGAGATCGACCCGGAGTCCGTGGAGACGAACATTGCCATCTTCGACATCGCGCGCTCCGGGTTGGACCCGTCGGCCTTCGCGGAGGATCTGGCGGCACGCGGCGTACTGGTCATCCCGATCGGGGGGACGCGCGTGCGTGCGGTCACGCACTTCGATGTCACCCGCGAAAATGTGCGGCATGCGGCAGCGTGCGTGGCGGAGGTGCTGGCCGTATGA